In Pseudomonas sp. MTM4, one genomic interval encodes:
- a CDS encoding bile acid:sodium symporter family protein, which translates to MAHLRLLFDNFTLALLAVIAIATFLPCEGQGAVIFGWATTLAIALLFFMHGAKLSREAILAGAGHWRLHLLVFACTFVMFPLLGLALKPLLTPLVGTELYLGILYLCALPATVQSAIAFTSLARGNIPAAICSAAASSLLGIFLTPILVMLLLGVEGEAGSTLDSIGKIVLQLLVPFVAGQIARRWIGAWVTRNKNWLKVVDQSSILLVVYTAFSDAVVEGLWQLVPLSRLVALTLVCCVLLAIVLWATHFLGKRLGFNLEDRITILFAASKKSMATGVPMAQVLFATSAVGMIILPLMIFHQIQLMVCAVLAQRYAQREEEPEQVPETAAP; encoded by the coding sequence ATGGCCCATCTGCGCCTGCTGTTCGATAACTTCACCCTCGCCCTGCTGGCGGTCATCGCCATCGCCACCTTCCTACCCTGCGAAGGCCAAGGCGCGGTGATCTTCGGCTGGGCCACGACGCTGGCCATCGCCCTGCTGTTCTTCATGCATGGCGCCAAGCTGTCGCGCGAAGCCATTCTGGCCGGTGCCGGCCACTGGCGCCTGCACCTGCTGGTGTTCGCCTGCACCTTCGTGATGTTTCCGCTGTTGGGCCTGGCGCTCAAGCCTCTACTGACGCCGCTGGTCGGCACCGAGCTCTACCTTGGCATTCTTTATCTCTGCGCCCTGCCCGCCACCGTGCAGTCGGCCATCGCCTTCACTTCGCTGGCGCGCGGCAACATCCCGGCGGCGATCTGCAGCGCGGCGGCCTCCAGCCTGCTCGGCATCTTCCTCACGCCGATCCTGGTGATGTTGCTGCTGGGTGTTGAAGGCGAAGCCGGATCGACACTCGACTCCATCGGCAAGATCGTGCTGCAGCTGCTGGTGCCCTTCGTCGCCGGGCAGATCGCGCGGCGCTGGATCGGCGCTTGGGTGACGCGCAACAAGAACTGGTTGAAGGTCGTCGACCAGAGCTCGATCCTGCTGGTGGTATACACAGCTTTCAGCGACGCGGTAGTCGAGGGCCTTTGGCAACTGGTGCCGTTGTCACGCCTGGTTGCGCTGACGCTGGTCTGCTGCGTGCTGCTGGCCATCGTGCTCTGGGCCACGCATTTTCTCGGCAAGCGGCTGGGCTTCAATCTGGAAGACCGCATCACCATTCTCTTCGCTGCCTCGAAGAAGAGCATGGCCACCGGTGTACCCATGGCGCAGGTGCTGTTCGCCACCAGCGCGGTGGGGATGATCATCCTGCCGCTGATGATCTTCCATCAGATTCAGCTGATGGTCTGCGCGGTGCTGGCCCAGCGGTATGCGCAGCGGGAGGAGGAGCCGGAGCAGGTACCTGAGACCGCTGCGCCATAA
- the cysW gene encoding sulfate ABC transporter permease subunit CysW yields MTTTTLSAPLAAKTRQGNPLARRLLIVAAWLTFALFLLLPLLVVLSEALKLGLGTFFGAIFEADALAALKLTLLAVGISVPLNLVFGVAAAWCVSKYQFTGKSLLVTLIDLPFSVSPVIAGLIYVLLFGAQGFFGEWLADRDIQIIFALPGIVLATVFVTVPFVARELIPLMQEQGTQEEEAARLLGANGWQMFRYVTLPNIRWGLIYGVVLCTARAMGEFGAVSVVSGHIRGYTNTLPLHVEILYNEYNHVAAFSVASLLLLLALLILLLKQWSESRLQRLKANAGEE; encoded by the coding sequence ATGACTACCACTACCCTGTCCGCCCCGCTGGCCGCCAAAACACGCCAGGGCAACCCGCTGGCGCGGCGCCTGCTGATCGTCGCCGCCTGGCTGACCTTCGCGCTGTTTCTGCTGTTGCCGCTGCTGGTGGTGCTGAGCGAAGCCCTGAAGCTCGGCCTGGGCACCTTCTTTGGCGCGATCTTCGAAGCCGACGCCCTCGCCGCGCTGAAACTCACCCTGCTCGCGGTCGGCATTTCGGTGCCGCTCAATCTGGTGTTCGGCGTCGCCGCGGCCTGGTGCGTGAGCAAGTACCAATTCACCGGCAAGAGCCTGCTGGTGACGCTGATCGACCTGCCCTTCTCGGTCTCGCCGGTGATTGCCGGTTTGATCTACGTGCTGCTGTTCGGCGCCCAGGGCTTCTTCGGCGAATGGCTGGCCGACCGCGACATCCAGATCATTTTCGCCCTGCCCGGCATCGTACTGGCCACGGTATTCGTCACCGTGCCCTTCGTCGCCCGCGAGCTGATACCGCTGATGCAGGAACAGGGCACGCAGGAGGAAGAAGCGGCGCGCCTGCTCGGCGCCAACGGCTGGCAGATGTTCCGGTACGTGACCCTGCCCAACATCCGCTGGGGCCTGATCTACGGCGTGGTGCTCTGCACCGCGCGGGCGATGGGCGAGTTCGGTGCGGTGTCGGTGGTGTCCGGGCACATCCGCGGCTACACCAACACCCTGCCGCTGCATGTCGAGATTCTCTACAACGAATACAACCACGTCGCCGCCTTCAGCGTGGCCAGCCTGTTGTTGCTGCTGGCGCTGCTGATCCTGCTGCTCAAGCAGTGGAGCGAGTCCCGCCTTCAACGCCTCAAAGCCAACGCCGGCGAGGAATAG
- a CDS encoding gamma carbonic anhydrase family protein, producing MSIRTYQNHTPKLGERVFVDPSAVLIGDIEIGADSSVWPLTVIRGDMHRIRIGARSSIQDGSVLHITHAGPFNPDGFPLVIGDEVTVGHKVTLHGCTLGSRILVGMGSIVMDGAIVEDEVIIGAGSLVPPGKTLESGFLYVGSPVKQARPLTEKERSFFSYTAGNYVKLKNLHMAEGV from the coding sequence ATGTCCATCCGCACCTATCAGAACCACACACCCAAGCTCGGCGAGCGCGTCTTCGTCGACCCCAGCGCCGTGCTGATCGGCGACATCGAGATCGGCGCGGACAGCTCGGTATGGCCGCTGACGGTGATCCGCGGCGACATGCACCGCATCCGCATCGGCGCGCGCAGCAGCATCCAGGACGGCAGCGTGCTGCATATCACCCACGCTGGCCCGTTCAACCCGGACGGCTTCCCGCTGGTCATCGGCGATGAGGTCACCGTCGGCCACAAGGTCACCCTGCACGGCTGCACCCTGGGCAGCCGCATCCTGGTGGGTATGGGTTCGATCGTCATGGACGGCGCCATAGTCGAAGACGAAGTCATCATCGGCGCCGGCAGCCTGGTGCCGCCGGGCAAGACGCTGGAAAGCGGCTTTCTTTACGTCGGCAGTCCAGTGAAACAGGCCCGCCCGCTGACCGAAAAGGAGCGCAGCTTCTTCAGCTATACCGCTGGCAACTACGTGAAGCTGAAGAACCTGCATATGGCGGAGGGGGTTTGA
- a CDS encoding HAD family hydrolase, translated as MHHSTILFDLDGTLTDPREGITRSIQHALAKLGIDEPDLTKLEPFIGPPLLQAFMQFYGFDEARAWEAVGHYRERFKVTGLYENLLFDGVLEMLEHLRGQGRTLYVATSKPSVFAREIARHFAFDHHFKVIYGSELDGTRTNKVELIAHLIAEERLEAAQTLMIGDRKHDLIGARENGLQAAAVGYGFGSHAELMAESPAYYYATLPALRAAFS; from the coding sequence ATGCACCACTCCACCATCCTCTTCGACCTCGACGGCACCCTCACCGACCCGCGCGAAGGTATTACCCGTTCGATTCAACATGCGCTGGCCAAGCTCGGCATCGACGAGCCGGACCTGACCAAACTCGAACCCTTTATCGGCCCGCCGCTGCTGCAGGCGTTCATGCAGTTCTACGGCTTCGACGAGGCGCGCGCGTGGGAAGCGGTGGGGCATTACCGTGAGCGCTTCAAGGTCACCGGCCTCTACGAAAACCTTCTGTTCGATGGCGTGCTGGAAATGCTGGAGCACCTGCGCGGCCAGGGCCGTACGCTCTATGTCGCCACCTCCAAGCCCTCGGTGTTCGCGCGCGAGATCGCCCGGCATTTCGCCTTCGACCATCACTTCAAGGTGATCTATGGCAGCGAGCTGGACGGAACCCGCACCAATAAGGTCGAGCTGATCGCGCACTTGATCGCCGAGGAAAGGCTGGAAGCCGCACAGACTCTGATGATCGGCGACCGTAAGCACGACCTGATCGGCGCGCGTGAAAACGGTTTGCAGGCCGCCGCCGTGGGTTACGGCTTCGGCAGCCACGCCGAACTGATGGCCGAGTCGCCCGCCTACTACTACGCCACGCTACCGGCGCTGCGCGCGGCGTTCAGCTAA
- a CDS encoding helix-turn-helix domain-containing protein, which translates to MSPIGQEAALITRLGELRKLPRPVYGQLDSPPNLKLGYRHSHPWVQLSHAVEGVLEVRTDRGRFIAPPLRAVWVPAGITHQVFCAADTCIRSLYIDRSVAGDAPERCRVLQISPLLRELIQHFSTLPETYAEDGPAGRLVQVLLDQLDCAPEIALVLPLPVEPRLRQLCKRLQNHPDSRETLADWSQALGVSERTLSRLFLRETGLSFRAWRQRLRLLSALPALERGERVTDVALGCGYESLSAFIAAFREQFGATPGEFFRDARRQNPSGLQVPS; encoded by the coding sequence ATGTCGCCAATCGGACAAGAGGCTGCGCTGATCACCCGCCTCGGTGAGCTCAGAAAATTGCCACGGCCGGTCTATGGCCAGCTCGATTCGCCACCCAACCTCAAACTCGGCTATCGCCACAGCCACCCCTGGGTGCAGCTTTCCCATGCGGTAGAAGGGGTGCTCGAGGTGCGTACCGACCGCGGCCGCTTCATCGCCCCGCCGCTGCGCGCGGTATGGGTACCCGCGGGCATCACCCATCAGGTGTTCTGCGCGGCGGATACCTGCATCCGCAGCCTGTACATCGACCGCAGCGTGGCCGGCGACGCCCCGGAGCGCTGCCGCGTGTTGCAGATCAGCCCGCTGCTGCGCGAGCTGATTCAACACTTCAGCACACTGCCCGAAACCTATGCCGAGGACGGTCCGGCAGGCCGTCTGGTGCAGGTGTTGCTGGATCAGCTCGATTGCGCGCCGGAGATCGCACTGGTGCTGCCGCTGCCGGTCGAACCGCGCCTGCGCCAGCTGTGCAAACGACTGCAGAACCACCCCGACTCGCGTGAAACCCTGGCCGACTGGAGCCAAGCGCTGGGCGTCTCGGAACGCACCCTGAGCCGGCTGTTCCTGCGCGAAACCGGGTTAAGTTTTCGCGCCTGGCGACAACGTTTGCGACTGCTCAGCGCGCTGCCCGCGCTGGAGCGTGGCGAGCGAGTGACCGATGTGGCGCTGGGCTGCGGCTACGAATCACTATCGGCCTTCATCGCCGCGTTTCGCGAGCAGTTCGGCGCCACGCCCGGCGAGTTCTTCCGCGATGCCAGGCGGCAGAATCCGTCCGGGCTTCAAGTCCCTTCTTGA
- a CDS encoding alkaline phosphatase family protein, with amino-acid sequence MSNSTSDTLSSLPPVLAGPLLRRLQADRLVLWLVASEPLSLRLTLHPDGEPARSLALVGEACRRLRIGTSAWLHLIDLRLDAPLPVDRLVEYDLVILRDGVEQTIAEWAPHLLHDGADRPAFVIRSRYDDLLHGSCRKPHHASADGLVRVDELIAQARQTPERWPAALLMTGDQVYIDDVAGPTLVAIHALIRRLGLYGECLEGATVADSDELMSHPATYYRREQLLPAFKSNEALRERFFGGVEKPVFTTANAHNHLVTLAEVLAMYLLVWSPVPWRLIEVQAPPLDEKLAERWSREASCMEAFQAGLPTVARALAHLPSLMIFDDHDVTDDWNLSARWEQTAYGHPFSRRILGNALLGYLLCQAWGNVPEDYAAPLQAIEALLASGEDGRLDCALQDEMVDEVLQRGDWGYVLPSEPAVVVLDTRTRRWRSELHLSRPSGLMDWEALTDLQQHLLDQRSVVIVSPTPMFGVKLIETVQRVFSWAGQSLLVDAENWMAHRGAAQTMLNIFRHTRTPGNYVILSGDVHYSFAYEVHIRGRVEGPRLWQITSSGVKNEFPRRLLDLFDRLNRWLYSPRSPLNWFTKRRRVRVQPWLPSRSRSGERLWNGAGIGRISLDGEGRPLRVEQINADGSPPVTFGPERDQAS; translated from the coding sequence ATGTCCAACTCGACATCCGACACCCTCTCATCCCTGCCGCCTGTGCTCGCTGGGCCGCTGTTGCGCAGGTTGCAGGCCGACCGCCTGGTGCTCTGGCTGGTTGCCAGCGAGCCGCTTTCGTTGCGCCTGACGCTGCACCCCGACGGCGAGCCGGCGCGCTCGCTGGCGCTGGTCGGCGAGGCCTGCCGTCGGCTACGTATCGGCACTTCGGCCTGGTTGCATCTGATCGACCTGCGCCTGGATGCGCCGTTACCGGTCGATCGGCTGGTCGAATACGACCTGGTGATCCTACGCGATGGGGTCGAACAGACGATTGCCGAATGGGCGCCGCATCTGCTTCACGACGGCGCCGACCGACCAGCCTTCGTCATCCGCTCGCGTTACGATGACTTGCTGCACGGTTCCTGCCGCAAGCCGCATCACGCTTCGGCGGACGGGCTGGTGAGGGTTGACGAGCTGATTGCCCAGGCGCGCCAGACACCCGAACGCTGGCCCGCCGCGCTACTGATGACCGGCGATCAGGTCTACATCGACGACGTCGCCGGGCCGACCCTGGTCGCCATTCATGCGCTGATCCGTCGGCTCGGGCTTTATGGCGAATGCCTGGAAGGCGCGACCGTAGCCGACAGCGATGAGCTGATGTCGCATCCGGCCACCTATTACCGACGCGAGCAGTTGCTGCCGGCGTTCAAGTCCAACGAGGCGTTACGTGAGCGCTTCTTTGGCGGAGTCGAGAAGCCGGTCTTTACCACCGCCAACGCGCATAACCACCTGGTGACGCTGGCCGAGGTGCTGGCGATGTACCTGCTGGTCTGGTCGCCCGTACCTTGGCGCCTGATCGAAGTACAGGCACCGCCGCTGGACGAGAAACTGGCCGAACGCTGGTCTCGCGAGGCGAGCTGCATGGAGGCTTTCCAGGCGGGCTTGCCAACGGTCGCGCGCGCATTGGCGCATCTGCCGTCGTTGATGATCTTCGATGATCACGACGTCACCGACGACTGGAACCTCAGCGCCCGCTGGGAACAGACCGCCTACGGCCATCCCTTTTCGCGACGCATCCTCGGCAATGCGCTGCTCGGCTACCTGCTGTGCCAAGCCTGGGGCAATGTTCCCGAGGATTACGCTGCGCCGCTGCAGGCCATCGAGGCGTTATTGGCAAGCGGTGAAGATGGGCGGCTCGATTGCGCGCTGCAGGATGAGATGGTGGATGAGGTGCTGCAACGGGGCGATTGGGGCTACGTTCTACCCAGCGAACCGGCGGTGGTGGTGCTCGACACTCGCACCCGGCGCTGGCGTAGCGAACTCCACCTGAGCCGGCCGTCGGGTCTGATGGACTGGGAGGCGCTCACCGACCTCCAGCAGCACCTACTCGATCAGCGCTCGGTGGTCATCGTCTCGCCGACACCGATGTTCGGCGTCAAGCTGATCGAGACCGTGCAGCGGGTGTTCAGCTGGGCGGGGCAGTCGCTGCTGGTCGATGCGGAAAACTGGATGGCCCATCGCGGCGCCGCGCAGACCATGCTCAACATTTTTCGCCATACCCGTACGCCGGGAAACTACGTGATCCTGTCCGGCGACGTACATTATTCCTTCGCCTACGAGGTACATATCCGCGGCCGTGTCGAGGGGCCGCGGCTGTGGCAGATCACCAGCAGCGGGGTGAAGAACGAGTTTCCCCGTCGCCTGCTGGATCTGTTCGACCGGCTCAACCGCTGGCTCTATTCGCCGCGCTCGCCGTTGAACTGGTTCACCAAGCGCCGCCGCGTGCGGGTCCAGCCGTGGCTGCCGAGCCGCAGCCGATCCGGTGAGCGTTTGTGGAACGGTGCCGGTATCGGGCGCATCAGCCTCGACGGCGAAGGCCGACCGCTGCGTGTCGAACAGATCAACGCCGATGGCTCGCCCCCGGTCACCTTCGGCCCCGAGCGCGACCAAGCCTCTTAG
- a CDS encoding sulfate ABC transporter substrate-binding protein gives MSIGKSIQAVLASTLIAGQALAADSLLNVSYDPTRELYVDFNAAFNTHWQAQGHEPLRVQQSHGGSGKQARAVIDGLRADVVTLALAGDIDELHRIGKLIPADWQSRLPDASTPYTSTIVFLVRKGNPKGIQDWDDLIKPGVEVITPNPKTSGGARWNFLAAWAWAQQEYGSEEKAQTYVEQLYKQVPVLDTGARGSTITFVNNGIGDVLLAWENEAFLALKEQGGDQLEIVAPSLSILAEPPVAIVDKNVERKGTREVAEAYLNYLYSDEGQRIAAKHFYRPRNQAVAAEFAEQFPALKLVTIDDDFGGWKSAQPKFFNDGGIFDQIYQTE, from the coding sequence ATGTCCATCGGAAAATCCATTCAGGCCGTTCTGGCCAGCACCCTCATCGCCGGTCAGGCGCTTGCCGCCGATTCTCTACTCAACGTGTCCTACGACCCGACCCGCGAGCTGTACGTCGATTTCAACGCCGCTTTCAACACGCATTGGCAGGCGCAAGGCCATGAGCCTCTGCGCGTCCAGCAGTCCCATGGCGGCTCGGGCAAACAGGCCCGCGCGGTGATCGACGGCCTGCGTGCCGATGTGGTGACACTGGCGCTGGCCGGCGATATCGACGAGCTGCACCGGATCGGCAAGCTCATCCCAGCCGACTGGCAGTCCCGCCTGCCGGACGCCAGCACGCCCTATACCTCGACCATCGTGTTCCTGGTGCGCAAGGGCAACCCGAAAGGCATCCAGGACTGGGACGACCTGATCAAGCCCGGCGTCGAAGTGATCACCCCCAACCCGAAAACCTCCGGCGGCGCGCGCTGGAACTTCCTCGCCGCCTGGGCCTGGGCCCAGCAGGAATACGGCAGCGAGGAAAAGGCGCAGACGTATGTCGAGCAGCTCTACAAGCAGGTGCCGGTGCTCGATACCGGGGCGCGCGGCTCGACCATCACCTTCGTCAACAACGGGATCGGCGATGTGCTGCTGGCCTGGGAGAACGAAGCCTTCCTCGCGCTCAAGGAACAAGGCGGCGACCAGCTCGAGATCGTCGCGCCGTCGCTGTCGATCCTCGCCGAGCCGCCTGTGGCAATCGTCGACAAGAACGTCGAGCGCAAGGGCACCCGTGAAGTCGCCGAGGCCTACCTGAACTACCTCTACAGCGACGAGGGTCAGCGCATCGCCGCCAAGCACTTCTACCGCCCACGCAACCAGGCGGTCGCTGCCGAGTTCGCCGAGCAGTTCCCCGCGCTGAAGCTGGTGACCATCGATGACGACTTCGGCGGCTGGAAGAGCGCGCAGCCGAAGTTCTTCAACGATGGCGGCATCTTCGACCAGATCTACCAGACCGAATGA
- a CDS encoding sulfate/molybdate ABC transporter ATP-binding protein has translation MSIEVTNVSKQFHQFKALNEIDLHIASGELVALLGPSGCGKTTLLRIIAGLETPDSGRIVFHGEDVSGRDVRDRNVGFVFQHYALFRHMTVFDNVAFGLRMKPRRERPSESRIKQKVHELLDLVQLDWLADRYPDQLSGGQRQRIALARALAVEPKVLLLDEPFGALDAKVRKELRRWLARLHEEVHLTSVFVTHDQEEAMEVADRIVVMNKGVVEQIGSPAEVYRQPASDFVYHFLGDANQLQIGERQVLFRPHEIHLSRDRVNDHQPAEVRDIRPLGAVTRVTLRVVGQPQPIEAEVAHDHASLNDLARGATLFFKPAIAVAPPR, from the coding sequence ATGTCCATCGAAGTAACCAATGTCAGCAAGCAATTCCACCAATTCAAGGCCCTGAACGAGATCGACCTGCACATCGCCAGCGGCGAACTGGTCGCCCTGCTCGGCCCGTCCGGCTGCGGCAAGACCACTCTGCTGCGGATCATCGCCGGGCTGGAAACCCCCGACAGTGGCCGCATCGTCTTTCACGGCGAGGACGTTTCCGGGCGTGACGTGCGCGATCGCAACGTCGGCTTCGTATTTCAGCATTACGCGCTGTTCCGCCACATGACGGTGTTCGACAACGTCGCCTTCGGCCTGCGCATGAAGCCGCGCCGCGAGCGCCCCAGCGAAAGCCGGATCAAGCAGAAGGTCCACGAATTGCTCGACCTGGTGCAGCTCGACTGGCTCGCCGATCGCTATCCGGATCAGCTCTCCGGTGGCCAGCGCCAACGCATCGCCCTGGCCCGTGCGCTGGCGGTCGAACCCAAGGTGTTGCTGCTCGACGAACCCTTCGGCGCATTGGACGCCAAGGTGCGCAAGGAGCTGCGCCGCTGGCTGGCACGCCTGCACGAAGAGGTGCACTTGACCAGCGTATTCGTCACCCACGATCAGGAAGAGGCGATGGAAGTGGCCGACCGCATCGTGGTGATGAACAAGGGTGTGGTCGAACAGATCGGCTCGCCGGCCGAGGTGTACCGGCAACCGGCCAGCGATTTCGTCTATCACTTTCTAGGCGATGCCAATCAGCTTCAGATCGGCGAGCGGCAGGTGCTTTTCCGACCGCACGAGATTCATCTGTCTCGGGACAGGGTCAACGACCACCAACCGGCAGAAGTCCGCGACATCCGGCCGCTAGGCGCCGTCACTCGCGTCACGCTCAGGGTCGTGGGGCAACCGCAGCCCATCGAAGCGGAAGTCGCCCATGATCACGCTAGCCTGAACGACCTCGCCCGAGGCGCAACGCTGTTCTTCAAGCCAGCCATCGCCGTGGCGCCGCCGCGCTGA
- a CDS encoding alpha/beta hydrolase — protein sequence MASETIHYVVVPGWQGSPDEHWQSHWQRTLPNSRRVEQDDWLLPQRQAWVSELDRSVASVSGSVVLIAHSLGCVTVAHWALQASSESLRRVRGALLVAPADVERPGCPEPLRNFAPLPVAALPFPSLLVGSDNDVAASPERAWAMGNAWGSEVAILSGAGHVNVASGHRRWEQGFAYLYRLQHLIEQRAKRRA from the coding sequence ATGGCCAGCGAAACCATTCACTACGTCGTCGTGCCGGGTTGGCAGGGTTCGCCAGATGAACACTGGCAAAGCCATTGGCAACGCACGTTGCCCAATTCAAGACGCGTAGAGCAGGACGACTGGCTGCTGCCGCAACGCCAGGCGTGGGTCAGTGAACTCGATCGTAGCGTCGCGTCTGTATCGGGATCGGTGGTGCTGATCGCCCACAGCCTGGGCTGCGTGACCGTGGCGCACTGGGCGTTGCAGGCTTCGTCCGAATCGCTACGGCGGGTGCGTGGTGCGCTACTGGTCGCGCCGGCAGACGTCGAACGCCCTGGCTGCCCTGAGCCGTTGCGCAATTTCGCCCCGCTGCCGGTTGCGGCGCTGCCTTTTCCCAGCCTGCTGGTGGGGTCGGACAACGATGTGGCAGCCAGCCCCGAACGCGCCTGGGCGATGGGCAATGCCTGGGGCAGTGAAGTGGCGATTCTCAGCGGGGCCGGGCATGTCAACGTAGCGTCCGGGCATCGCCGTTGGGAACAGGGCTTCGCGTACCTCTATCGCCTGCAGCACCTTATCGAACAACGAGCGAAACGTCGGGCCTGA
- the cysT gene encoding sulfate ABC transporter permease subunit CysT, which yields MSRQTSPVIPGFGLTLGYTLVYLSLLVLIPLGAMFVHAAQLSWTEFWTIITAPRVLAALKLSFSTAFIAALINGVIGSLLAWVLVRYRFPGRKIIEAMIDLPFALPTAVAGIALTALYAPNGLIGRLAAELGFKIAYTPIGITLALTFVTLPFVVRTLQPVLADIPREVEEAAACLGAKPLQIARHVLLPALLPAWLTGFSLAFARGVGEYGSVIFIAGNMPMKTEILPLLIMVKLDQYDYHGATAIGVLMLLVSFVLLLAINLLQRRIAHG from the coding sequence ATGTCCCGTCAAACCTCCCCCGTCATACCCGGCTTCGGGCTGACGCTGGGTTACACCCTGGTGTACCTCAGCCTGTTAGTGCTGATACCCCTGGGTGCCATGTTCGTCCATGCGGCGCAGCTTAGCTGGACTGAGTTCTGGACGATCATCACCGCGCCCCGCGTGCTGGCTGCGCTGAAGCTGAGCTTCAGCACCGCCTTTATCGCCGCGCTGATCAATGGCGTGATCGGCTCGCTGCTGGCCTGGGTGCTGGTGCGTTATCGCTTCCCCGGACGCAAGATCATCGAGGCGATGATCGATCTGCCCTTCGCACTGCCCACCGCCGTGGCCGGCATCGCCCTAACCGCGCTTTATGCACCGAACGGGTTGATTGGCCGGCTGGCCGCCGAGCTGGGTTTCAAGATTGCCTACACGCCCATCGGCATTACGTTGGCACTGACCTTCGTCACCCTGCCCTTCGTGGTCCGTACCCTCCAGCCGGTACTCGCCGACATTCCGCGTGAGGTCGAGGAAGCCGCCGCATGCCTCGGCGCCAAGCCGCTGCAGATCGCCCGCCATGTGCTGCTGCCGGCTCTACTGCCGGCCTGGCTGACGGGGTTTTCCCTGGCCTTTGCCCGTGGCGTCGGCGAATACGGCTCGGTGATATTCATCGCCGGCAACATGCCGATGAAGACCGAAATCCTGCCGCTGCTGATCATGGTCAAGCTCGACCAGTACGACTACCACGGCGCCACGGCCATCGGCGTGCTGATGCTGCTGGTGTCCTTCGTTCTGCTGCTGGCGATCAATCTGCTGCAACGGAGGATTGCCCATGGCTGA